One Bacillus sp. FJAT-52991 genomic region harbors:
- a CDS encoding DUF2004 domain-containing protein, whose amino-acid sequence MTINDEVFGELEYEYIWFRYTTIEFFGQEAEIALMVDGEEDGKFDKEQYESYTSLMQNWDHLQQSLLPPILDYYKQKRHELGYDIEFNKDYPLIETTDQLLKRISLVGISIPYAGIFEGRAIGLTFDCTWDMENGLGLRLVNEKVTEIGYQDITC is encoded by the coding sequence TGAATATATATGGTTTAGATACACGACTATTGAGTTTTTTGGACAAGAAGCTGAGATTGCATTAATGGTAGATGGTGAAGAAGATGGTAAATTTGATAAAGAACAATATGAATCATATACTTCATTAATGCAAAATTGGGATCACCTTCAACAAAGTTTATTGCCACCAATTTTAGATTATTACAAACAAAAGCGACATGAACTCGGTTATGATATTGAATTTAACAAAGATTACCCTTTAATTGAAACAACTGATCAACTGCTTAAGAGGATAAGTTTAGTTGGAATTTCTATTCCGTATGCAGGGATTTTTGAAGGTCGAGCAATCGGATTAACCTTCGACTGTACATGGGACATGGAAAATGGATTAGGTCTTCGTCTTGTAAATGAAAAAGTAACCGAAATCGGCTATCAGGATATTACGTGTTGA